A segment of the Bacillus pseudomycoides genome:
ATATAAATTTATACGTCAAATCCAATGATTATCTTAGTATATTTAATTCAATTACCCTTATATAAATTCAAAAATAACTTCATAAATAATTATTTCAAAGAAATTAATTTTTCGTATATTCACATATTATAAGTTATTATTTAAAACTGAATTAAACAATATCCTACAAGTTTGACGACTGAAAAAAGAAGTATTATTAAAAAGCTAATTCCAAAAACAGATTCACCTTAACTGTTTACCCAACATATTGATTCTGATCCATAAAAATTTTAGCACCCTTTTCTACAAAAAAGACTTCATTTCTAATGAAGTCTTTTTTATATCGTTAAAGCTTAGTTACAAACCATTTCGCTTTCCACTAATTTTTTCATATAATCTAATAGCTCGTTCTTTAATTCTTCATGTTGTAGCGCCATTTCAACAGTTGTTTGAATGAATCCAAGCTTTTCTCCGACATCATAGCGTTTTCCTTCGAAATCATATGCAAATACACGTTGAATTTCATTTAAACGCTGAATCGCATCTGTTAACTGAATTTCTCCGCCTGCTCCTGTTTGTTGATTTTCTAAGAACATAAAGATTTCTGGTGTTAACACATAACGTCCCATAATTGCTAAGTTAGATGGTGCTGTCCCTTTAGCAGGTTTTTCAACGAATTTACTTACTTGATAACTACGACCTTTTTGCTCTAACGGATCAATAATACCATAGCGATGTGTTTCATCTTCTGGTACTGTTTGCACACCGATTACTGATGAGTGTGCCTGCTCATATTCATTCATTAATTGACGTAAGCATGGTGTATCCGCTTGAACAATATCATCACCAAGTAGTACTGCAAATGGCTCATTCCCAATGAATTTACGCGCGCACCAAACAGCATGTCCTAACCCTTTAGGCTCTTTTTGACGAATATAGTGAATATTAATCTTTGAAGATTCTTGTACTTTTTCAAGAATTTCATGTTTCCCTTTTGATAGTAAATTTTGTTCTAACTCAAAAGAGTGATCGAAATGATCTTCAATTGCACGTTTTCCTTTTCCCGTTACAATAATAATATCTTCAATCCCAGACTCAATTGCCTCTTCCACAATATATTGAATTGTTGGCTTATCAACAATCGGTAACATTTCTTTTGGCATTGCTTTCGTTGCTGGTAAGAATCGAGTTCCTAATCCTGCAGCTGGAATAATAGCTTTTCTTACTTTTTTCAATGGTAACCCTCCTAAATAATATACAACTTCTATATTCGTTTGATTCTACAAATAAAAAATACAATTATTATACTACGGTCTTACTTTAACATATCAATAGCAGCTATTTGCTCAATTGTTGAACCGTTAGAAGTGAACTGAAAATCAACCTGATTAGATCGATAAATTAATAAAGGGCTATTTTCATTCGTCAATTGAGCATTGCCTAATTGCTCAATTAATTTTGACTTCAATATTGTCGCATTTTTTAAATTCACTTGCTTAACAATTGATTGATTGTTATACAAAATATCAACATCTTTATATTGAGTTAACATTCCTTCTGGTAATTGTTGTTGATCTTGAGGAATACCTAGTATACTAGTTACGTCCTCTCTACCCTTGCCTAAAAAAGCAAGATATTGTTCTAAATTTTGAGGTGTTCCCTCAAATTGCTTCAATTTATGAATAACATCCTTATAAGATAAAGCCTGATTAAATGGAATTGAACTTACTATCTCTTCGCTAATCCAACCTTCTACACCATTATCATAAACAGTCTTTAACCAATTGACTCCAGATTGTTCATCTTTTTTCTGACCCTTTACTACAAACGGCGTTCCAAATGTCATCGTATTGATTACTTGTCCTTCTAACGCCGGTATACTCCTTACACTGGCCTTTGCAGACTTTACGTATCGAACATCTAAATCAGCTAATGGATTTTCCTCTTTTTTTACAGGCTTTTCTTTACGAGTTGTTTTTTCCACCGGTTCTTTCGCTTGTAAAGAATGAAAGATATTATCCTTTTGCCAATATGTTAGTCCACCCACAGTGATAAGTAATATAAAACCAATTAAACTTGTAATATACTTACGATTTATTCGTTTTCTCTTATGATGCAAATGTTTTCCACGTAGTAGAGGGACATAGTCCATGACTTCGTTTGAGGCATTTGGGTCACCTTCTGGAACATTATTTACCGCTTCCAGTCCTTTTCCCGCCTGCTTCTCCATGGCTTCGGTTTTGAACTTTTGTTGTTCTTCTTTACTCATTGCCTTATATTCTTTTAAGAAACTTTCATACTTCGGCATTACTTCCCCAATAGGGCCGTAATCTCTAATTTCACCATATTCAAGCCATAGGGCCTTTGTACAAAACTTCTTCACTTGTCCTAAAGAATGACTAACAAAAAATATTGTTTTTCCTTGTTCCTTAAATTCATTCATACGGTTTAAACATTTATCAGCAAATGTTTGATCACCTACTGATAAAGCTTCATCAATTACGAGTACATCTGGATTAATACTAACGGAAATTGCAAACCCTAAACGCGATTTCATCCCGCTAGAATATTTTTTTACTGGCATATCAATAAACTTACCTATATCAGCAAAATCAATAATTTCAGGTGTTAACTTTTCAATTTGTGCTTTACTCATTCCCATCATTAAGCATTTAAGCTCAATGTTTTCTCTACCTGACAATTGATTATTAAGACCAGCTGCGATTGCAATAAGTGCGACTTTCCCTTTTATGTCGATACTTCCAGTTGTAGGCGGTGTAATTCCAGCAATCAAATTAGACATTGTAGATTTTCCAGAACCATTTACCCCAACAATACCAATAACATCGCCTTTTTGAGCCTCAAATTCTAAGTTTCTTAATGCATAAAAGTCTTCACCAAATCCTCCAGGATACAGAATATCCTTTAATTTCTCAGAGTTTTTGCTATGCATTTTATATTTTTTTGTTACATTATGAAACCTCACTGATTCATTCATTTTTACAACCCTCATCATAGATAATCTGCAAAGTGCTTTCTAAATTTCACATGTAGCGTTGCACCAATTAACAACGTAACAAGGACAAACGACCAAAAATATAATGCATAATTTAGATCTTGATAAAACCAACTTGTTCCTAGTAAAGAAGCACGATATCCATCTACAATATAGCAAAATGGATTTAACTGCATAATTTTTTGAAGAAACGATGGTAATTTTTCAGGTGTCCATAATATAGGCGTTAAGTATAGCAACATTCGCATAATTGATTGAACAATCATTTGAACATCTCTCACAATTGTTGCTAACGTTGACGTAATTAAGGAGAGTGAAAATATTAACATAAGGGTAGCAAACATATAATAAACAAGCTGAATATAATGAATAGAAATACCTTGACCCGTTACTAAAAATAAAATTGTCACAATACCGATAAGAATCAAATGCTGATAAAGATTAGACATAATTACAAAGCTTGGGATAACACTCATTGGAAAACTCATCTTCGAAATCATATTTAACCTTGTATAAATAGACTTAGATGCTTGTAGCATTGCTGGTTGTACAAAAAACCATACAACAAGCCCTGCAGATAACCAATAAACAAATGGTACTCCATTTACTCCTTGACCACCCCGAATCCCAAAGCCGAATACAAACCAATAAATACTCATCTGTATGAGAGGATTCAAAACTTCCCACACAAGTCCTAAATAATTATTATTATTTGTACTTTTTACTTGATAAATAGATAAACGCTTAATTAAATACAGGCTGTTTATCTGTTCTTTTAATACCATAATCATTGAGTTCATCTTTACTGTGCCTCTCCGAAGAATATTTTCTCTACTACTCGTTTAGAAGCAAAACCATCTTCTAAATAACAATAATTATTATAGAAGGTATTATATTTCCCTGCAAATTCACCCAAACCTAGAGTTTCGAATCTTAATATTTCCTCAAGCACTTCTTCCGTATTCATCACAACTGGACCAGGGGCTTCTGTCTCTAAGTCAAAATAAAAACCTCTTAACTTATCACGATACGAGTCAATATCATACGTGTAGAAAATGATTGGTCGTTTCAAATTCGCATAGTCAAAAAAGACTGAAGAGTAATCTGTAATTAACAAGTCAGATAGTAAATACAGCTCATTTATATCGACATGCTTAGAGAAATCATACACAAACCCTTTATACGGTTCTAAATCAAACTGTTCTGCAACTAAGTAGTGCATGCGTAACAAAATGATATAATCTGAACCTAATTGTTTCTGCAAAAGATTTAAATCTAATTGTAAATCTAATTTATATCGACCTTTACTATAAAACTGATCGTCTCGCCACGTTGGGGCATATAAAATAATTTTTTTATCTATAGGTAATCCATTCTGTTTCTTTAATGTATCGATTGCCTTAGAATTATTATTTACATATAAGAAATCGTTGCGAGGATATCCTGCTTCAACAACAGTTTTTTGAAATTGAAAAGCCCTCTTAAATATTTCAGTCGAATATACATTAGGGGAAAGTAAATAATCCCAGTTTTGTGCTTCACGATGAAAGTTGTCCTTATACTTTTCAGTTGTTGTACCTGGCATATGAACTTCTTTCATATCACCCGCTAGTTTCTTAAGAGGTGTACCGTGCCAAGTTTGTACATAAGTAGTATGATTAGGTTTCGGAAGCCAAAGTGGCATTCTACTATTTGTTACCCAATACTGTGCACGCGCTAACAAAATAAACCAACGAATCGAAAATCTTTTTACATATGGGATATTTTCTTTATCAAATTGTGCCGTGCAATTTTTATTTACACTCCAAACCATTTGAAAGTCCATGTCATTTTGTAACATATATTCATACATAGCACGTGGATTACAACTATATTGTTTTCCAGAATAACTTTCAAATAAAATCAATTTCTTTTTGGGAGGCAAACAACTACAGAATAGAAATACTGCTTTACATAGCTTCTTTACAATACGGTGATTTTTTATTCTTCTTATAAATCCCATGTTATTTACACACCTTCTAATTCAGTCACTTCATACTTACGATACATTAACGCGAAACCTCGCCTTTTCCCGTTCTTCCCATTAATGTGTCTACCTCTTCTTTTGCATTTTTCTCATTAAATAAAACATTATATATCGCATTCGTAATTGGCATTTCAATATTCATTTTTTTAGCTAGATGATACGCTGCCTCAGCTGTACGAACACCTTCTACTACCATACCCATATTTTCTAGTACTTCTTCTAAATTATGACCTTTTCCAAGTAAATTTCCAGCCCGCCAATTTCGACTATGAACACTTGTACAAGTCACAATTAAATCACCGACACCCGTTAAACCTGCAAAAGTAAGCGGATTTGCTCCCATCTCACAACCCAAACGTGTAATTTCAGTTAATCCTCGAGAAATTAGAGCTGCTTTCGCATTATCTCCGTAACCAAGTCCATCTGAAATCCCCGCACCAAGGGCAATAATATTTTTTAGCGCTCCGCCTAATTCAACACCGAGTACATCTCGATTCGTGTAAACCCTGAAATTTGTGTTCATAAATAGTTTCTGTGTTTTCTCCGCAGCCTGTAGATGGTATGACGCAGCGGTTACAGTAGTAGGGTGACGAAGACTCACCTCTTCTGCATGGCTTGGTCCTGAAAGAACAACAACACTTTCTATTAACTCTTTCGGCATCTCTTCTTCAATCATTTCCGAGATACGTTTAAATGACCCTGGTTCAATTCCTTTACTCGCATGGATAACTGTTATCGGTTGTTTTACGACGTCCTTTAGTTGTTGCATTACACTACGAATTGCTTTCGTTGGGACAACTAATAATACTGTATCTATCCCATCCATTGCTTCCTCTAAAGACTCATACCCTTTTATAGTTTTAGAAAGCTGAATTCCAGGTAAATACGTTTCATTCGTATGCTTCTTATTAATTTCATGGATTTGTTCCGCTTTATTTCCCCAAATCCTTACTTCATGTCCATTGTCCGCTAGAACCATAGATAATGCTGTTCCCCAGCTTCCTGCACCGATGACTGTAATCTGTTTCAAAATAATCCCCCCTCTTACCATTTAAAACCTCACTATCTATATAAGAAGCTAAGTGATTTATGTTATAAATCACTTAGCTTCAACATTTCATTACATTCTATTTTTCTTTAATAGTGCAGACTTCATTATAAAACATTTCAAGAGCATGCTCATTATACTTCTGAAAATCAAATTCTTTAAACGATGTTGTATTTAATATAAACTTCTGCATCCCAATTACTAAACCAGTAATGTTATTTTCAACTAAATCTCCATATCCTTCTTCCAAAATGCTCCTTGATCCTGCAATATCAGTAGCTATAATAGGCTTTCCTAATATTAAAGCCTCTAACAATACCATTGGTTGTCCCTCGTGATTAGACGAGAGAATAAAACAATCGCATTGATTAATAAGTAAGAAAGGATTACTCATTTGACCAGTAAAAATCACTTTGTCCTCTAGATTTTTTTCTCTCACTAAATTCACTAATTCTTCTTTTAAAACTCCGTCCCCAACAATATAAAGCCTAATATTATCATAGAGTTCCGTAACTTTTGCAAAAGCATGTATAAGCTTTTTTTGATCCTTTTCAGGTGACAATCTCCCCATATTAACAAAATTAATGTTCTCTTTTTGAGGCATTTCAATTCCCGTAATTTTAAGCTTACCATTTTCGTGAATATTTTCTTTTAATAAATATTCCTTCTCATCATATTTATATATGTCGCCTTCTTCAATCTGTTTAAGTACTTTATTAGGATCAATGGCATTATGGACATAAACACCTTGTTTTAGCGTAATATAATCTTTCAAATTCTTCCTATTTAAATTTCTAGTGTGTTCTGCAACAGCTACTATTTTATCAAATTCCTTATACAACGGGAAAATAATATTTAAATTAGCTCTATGCTTAAATTTACCTTTAATTTTTTTGGAGTACTCTGCCCACATATCATTATGTTGATAGATACTTTTCGTTTTAAAATCTCCAAACGCAAATAACAATGTCCAAAATGGTACATATCCACTAAAGTCAATAACTATATCAAATTCCGCATTACCAAATAACCTTGAAATTTCGCGCTTGTATAGTTGCTTTGGTAGCACCTTCTGAGCTTTTTCATTCTTTAGCCCCATTTTCATAACATAGTTATTTTGATAAGATTCTTTTAAAGTGGTATTTAAACTACCCACTCGATAAAACTTTTTCACATTCGAATTAATTTGATTGAAATTATCTCTTGAAATTTGATCGTGCTTCCCTTTATCAATAACTGCCACATTGTATTTTGAGTAATCAATATTATTCAAAAGGTTAATAACTGACGTAGTAATTCCATTATTCAAAAATCCGCCACAATACATTAGAATATTTTTCTTATTCTCATTTGTAACTTTATATACATTCTCCGTATGTTTCCCTTGGAAAATAATCTCAATCGCTCTTGCCGTAGCATTTCCATCATCATGATAGCAATACTTTCCTAATATTTCTTTATACTTGAAGCTGCAATCCTTTTTTACACTCTCAATGTTTTGAATACTATGAACAACTTCGTCTACTGTATAACATATTGGACCGGGCATATCTTCTAATTGAACATATAAACCTCGTTGCTCTTCATACACTTCCTTATCATAAGCTAAGAAAATAATTGGCTTCCCGGTCACCATATAATCAAAGAAAATACTAGAATAATCCGTAACTAAAACATCTACTATTGACATCAACTCATTAGAATCTACCCAATCTGGTATACAAATTTCTCTCAAATTTTCATCGTCTTTAATAAATTTATATGTCAACGTATGAACCTTTAACAAGAGTTGATAATCCTTAGGTATCTTAGAGTACATTTGTTTAACAATATTGTTAATTTCATCTTTAATATTATTTACCTGATTTACTCCACCACGCCAAGTTGGTGCATATAAAATGATTTTTTTTGTATCATCAATTTCTACAAATTCTTTTAAATATCCTCGTACTTCTTCTGGGTTTACTTGTAGAGTAAGGTCAATTCGTGGGTAACCTTCATCAACAACGTAGCCATTGTATAACCCTTCTAAATCATGAGAATTTACAATAGTATCTGCAGTAAATTTATTAGGATTTAATATATAGTCACAATGCATAAAATTCCTTTGAATATTTTTATGCTGTCCTATTTCACCCTTCATATCCTTTCCTAATGTTTTAATAGGTGTTCCATGCCATGTATTAACATAAATTTGACCCTCTTTTTTCTGGAAATACGGGGGGAATGTAGTATTATTAATTAGATATTTCGCTGTTGTTAAATATTTCAAGTATTCTTCACTATGAACTTTAACAAACTTAACATTTTTTTATTTTCATAACGTTTAGCATAAAAGTTATTTCCATCATTCAATGCCCAAACATGTGTATAATTCTTATACTCTGGATTATCGATAAGGGTTTTAAAAATTGCATATGGACTATCTGTCATACCTTTACCATGGAAAGATTCATATAGTATAACTTTCTCATCCAAGTCTAATTTCACATAAAAATCAGTATACTTGACAGTTCTCTTAAACCCTTGGTCATTTGAATATTTTTTCAACGGACCTGATAAAAAATTAATACGATTTTTCATTCTGTTAATCTTCTTCTTGATTTGCAATATTAAAACCTCTCTTTAATTCTATTTATTACATATACTTCCTATAAAAAATCTTTTACCTTTCTCTCGAAAACATCATTATTAGTAGGAATACTTGACCACCTTACTATTTCTCTTTAAAAAGCGTATTTACAAGGTTCTTACTTGAGTCACCTATTGAATACTCATTCCATTTCAAAGTAAAATTATTTATACTATCTATTTTGAACCTACCATCTGCTATCACCTGTACCACTTCTTCAGTTGTATAAACGACTGAACCTGGAACATCAGATACATAGTCACCAATAATCCCTCTTTTTTTTATATATTTTTTTAAATCATATGCAAAAAAAATGATTGGTTTATTTAATAAGCAAAATTCAAATGGTATAGAGGAATAATCAGTAACTAATATATCCGTCACTACAAATAAATCATTTATATTTGGATAAAGGAATAATCATATAAAAACCTTCATACTTTTCTTCGTAATTACATGTATTTCGTATTGCTGGGTGCAACTTGACTATAAGGATATACTCACCTTTCAATTGCCTATACATCTTATCGATATCTAGATGTAAATCAAAATCTACTAACTCTTTATCTCTAAAAGTTGGCGCATATAAAATAACCTTTTTATCTTTTAAATTGGGATTTACTATAAAAAGATTATCTTTAACTTTCTGTTGGCTCCGTTCATCAAAAAACAAATCCGTTCTTGGAATACCTGTTTTTAATATATTACTATCCGATAAATTAAAAGCTTTCTTGTAAATATCCCCAAGTGCTTCCGAACCTACAACAATTTTATGAAAGTTTTTATAGACATCCATAAACCTTTTTTGAGCTCGTAAACTTCTTTTTTTAAAAGCAGGAGCTAATAATCCGAATTTCTTAAAAGCACCCGCGGCATGCCATATTTGAATACACTCTACGCCCTTTTTAAATTTGATTTTCGCTAACGATCCGAAATAATTATCAATAATAACATATTGGGAAGTAGATAGATGATAAATGGATTTAATAGTGTGAAATACATTTTTCGTTTCAAATTTATAAGATTTCACATTAGAATAGCTATCTACTTCATATTTACATGTAGGTTTATATAGAAAAACCACCTCACAATTAATACCTTGGCGCTGTATTTCCTCATAAATAAAGAATAAATTTTCTCCATAAGACATAATAAAAGTTACTTTCTTTTTAATCGGAAATATTCTCATCATACTATGTAAAACTGCAACTAAAATGAGGTAAATTTCTACAATTACTTCTCTAATCATTTATCCTTATCTAGCAACTTGCACTAGTTCCCTTTTAATTTTTGTTGTTGAAATTCCAGCTGTACGTGGTAAATAGACAACTTCACAATATGCACTTAATTCGTCAAATTCACCTTCCCAATCATCACCCATAACAAAAATATCTACATCATGATTAACCACATCTTTTGTTTTCTGCTCCCAATTATGTTCAGGAATTACTTCATCTACATAACGAATCGCTTCTAAAATCATTTTACGATTCTCGTAGCTATGATAAGATTTTTTACTCTTTAATTTATTAAACTCATCTGAAGAAACAGCAACAATTAAATAATCTCCTAAATCTTTCGCTCTCTTCAATAAGTTAATATGTCCCCAGTGCAATAAATCAAAAGTGCCGTATGTAATTACCTTTTTCATAGTTTTAAGTGCCCCCTCAAGAGTATTTTTTTCTATATTTATAATTCAATCAAAGTAGCTTAAAAAAGGGCTTCCCCTCTTACCCTTAAACGCCGATTCCATCCTTGTAAAGTCAAAACAGTTTTACATAAAATTAACATTAAGTTCACACGAAATTCACAATGAAGATTATATCATAAATTTTATTTACAAACTATGACAATCGCCTAACAATTCTTGTCATATCCAAACGATAGGAGTACTTTTTTGTCGAATATTAGCCTTTACGTCTTTTTACTTACCAAAAAGTGCCAAGGAAATATTTCCTTGGCACTTTTCTCACTATTTATTTTATAAATTGTTAATTTTACTTCAACATACGACGTGGTAATTTATCTATATTCTCTAACATAATGCCTGTACCAACTGCAACACAGTGCATTGGATTTTCAGCGATTAGTACTGGTACTTTTAATTCCTCTGCTAGAAGCATGTCGATACCGTGTAGTAATGCGCCTCCACCTGTTAGAATAACACCGCGGTCAATGATGTCTGCAGATAGTTCTGGTGGTGTACGTTCTAATACACCTTTTGCAGCTTGTACAATAATAGAAGCGTTCTCTTTTAATGCTTCTGTAATTTCTTCTGAACGTACTGTGATTGTACGTGGTAAGCCTGTTACCATGTCACGCCCACGAATTTCAAGTTCTTCACTACGTGCACCTGGGAATACTGTACCGACTTTAATTTTAATATCCTCTGATGTACGTTCCCCAATTAATAGCTTGTACTTACGTTTAATATAGTTTAAGATCTCCATATCAAACTTGTCCCCAGCCATTTTGATAGAGGAGGAGGTAACAATATCACCCATTGAAAGTACGGCAATATCTGTTGTACCTCCACCAATATCAACAACCATATTTCCGCTCGGTTGGAAGATTTCCATACCAGCACCGACAGCGGCTACTTTTGGTTCTTCTTCTAAGAATACTGTTTTACCACCTGAGCGTTCAGCAGCTTCACGAATTGCTTTTTGTTCTACAGATGTGATATTTGTTGGACAACAAATTAAAATGCGAGGTTTTGAAAAGAAGCTCTTCACGTCCAATTTGTTAATGAAATACTTTAACATTGCTTCTGTAATTTCGAAATCTGCAATTACACCATCTTTAAGCGGACGAATCGCTACAATATTACCAGGTGTACGTCCTACCATACTTCTTGCTTCTTCACCGACTGCTAATACTTTTCCAGTATTACGATCAATTGCTACAACAGACGGTTCGTTTAAAACGATTCCTTTACCCTTTACATGAATTAAAACGTTAGCCGTGCCTAGGTCAATTCCGATATCTCTCGCAAACATTCCTGTTTTTTCCTCCTTGATATTCAAAATCAGGTTGTACCCGAATTCTTTTACACCTAATTTCTGATTTTATCATATTTTTAACGAAAACGTAATATTTGAAAAGATAATTATTCTTAAAAACGTCCCGTTATATTCAAGGAATGTTTGCCATATAATACGTTATTGTCGCACAGGCTTTTCTACATCTTCTTTTCTGTACTTCTGTTTTGTCGCTTCCCCGCCCCTTAGGTGACGAATCGACTTATGATAATCAAGAATTTCTTTCACTTCATTTGCGAGCTCTGCATTAATTTCTGGTAAACGTTCTGTCAAATCTTTGTGAACTGTACTCTTTGATACCCCAAACTCCTTTGCGATTACACGCACTGTCTTTCTTGTCTCCACGATATACTTGCCAATCTTGATAGTTCTCTCTTTGATGTAATCGTGCACACCACTCGCCTCCCTAAATTGGATGTGAGAAGTGTGAAATGAGACTCGCTGCATATGACTAAGAAGTAAATTCGAGTGCTGTTTGTAAGCGTTAAATATTCTAGAATTTATAATGAAATGATTCACGATTTCTCACCTCAAACACTCTCTTTGCATTGGTTTATACCATTGTATTGCCCGCACCACTGATATATGCTACAAGTTCGGTATTTTTGCGGACTAAGTTAAGAAAAATTACAATTTTGTGTGAGAAATACGTTAACAATGATAATTTTCACTTGATAGATCCTTACAAAAATAAAGAATGACGCCCCATGTCAAAGGCGTCATTCTTCACGATCACATTCTTCTTCTAATAATTGATGGTGGGGAACTTCTTTCTTACTCGCAATGTAATAATATAATGTAAATAAAATGAACAATAAAATAAGAGCAATCGACAGCACAAATAAAAATGACATAGCATCCCCTCCTTTTCTTAATATATATTCGAGAATTCTGTCCAATTTCCTTGTTATTACGATTTTCTCCCATTAAACTAATTATTTTTATATAATAATAAAAAAATCAGTTCCCCTAGTGAGAACTGATTTTTTTATCTTACTATTCTTGTGTAGAAGAAGAGTCACTAGATGATTCTGTAGAACCATTTGTTGATTTTTCTTCTTTTTTACTTTTTTCATCAGCTGAGCTATTTGTTGACTTCTCTTCTTTTTGCTGTTTTTCATCAGCCGAGCTGTTTGTCGATTTCTCTTCTTTTTGCTGCTTTTCGTCAGCTGAACCGCTTGTTGATTTTTCTTCTTTTTTACCTTTTTCGTCAGCTGAGCTATTTGTTGACTTCTCTTCTTTTTGCTGTTTTTCATCAGCCGAGCTGTTTGTCGATTTCTCTTC
Coding sequences within it:
- a CDS encoding NAD(P)H-dependent glycerol-3-phosphate dehydrogenase, whose protein sequence is MKQITVIGAGSWGTALSMVLADNGHEVRIWGNKAEQIHEINKKHTNETYLPGIQLSKTIKGYESLEEAMDGIDTVLLVVPTKAIRSVMQQLKDVVKQPITVIHASKGIEPGSFKRISEMIEEEMPKELIESVVVLSGPSHAEEVSLRHPTTVTAASYHLQAAEKTQKLFMNTNFRVYTNRDVLGVELGGALKNIIALGAGISDGLGYGDNAKAALISRGLTEITRLGCEMGANPLTFAGLTGVGDLIVTCTSVHSRNWRAGNLLGKGHNLEEVLENMGMVVEGVRTAEAAYHLAKKMNIEMPITNAIYNVLFNEKNAKEEVDTLMGRTGKGEVSR
- a CDS encoding CDP-glycerol glycerophosphotransferase family protein, whose amino-acid sequence is MGFIRRIKNHRIVKKLCKAVFLFCSCLPPKKKLILFESYSGKQYSCNPRAMYEYMLQNDMDFQMVWSVNKNCTAQFDKENIPYVKRFSIRWFILLARAQYWVTNSRMPLWLPKPNHTTYVQTWHGTPLKKLAGDMKEVHMPGTTTEKYKDNFHREAQNWDYLLSPNVYSTEIFKRAFQFQKTVVEAGYPRNDFLYVNNNSKAIDTLKKQNGLPIDKKIILYAPTWRDDQFYSKGRYKLDLQLDLNLLQKQLGSDYIILLRMHYLVAEQFDLEPYKGFVYDFSKHVDINELYLLSDLLITDYSSVFFDYANLKRPIIFYTYDIDSYRDKLRGFYFDLETEAPGPVVMNTEEVLEEILRFETLGLGEFAGKYNTFYNNYCYLEDGFASKRVVEKIFFGEAQ
- a CDS encoding CDP-glycerol glycerophosphotransferase family protein, yielding MIREVIVEIYLILVAVLHSMMRIFPIKKKVTFIMSYGENLFFIYEEIQRQGINCEVVFLYKPTCKYEVDSYSNVKSYKFETKNVFHTIKSIYHLSTSQYVIIDNYFGSLAKIKFKKGVECIQIWHAAGAFKKFGLLAPAFKKRSLRAQKRFMDVYKNFHKIVVGSEALGDIYKKAFNLSDSNILKTGIPRTDLFFDERSQQKVKDNLFIVNPNLKDKKVILYAPTFRDKELVDFDLHLDIDKMYRQLKGEYILIVKLHPAIRNTCNYEEKYEGFYMIIPLSKYK
- a CDS encoding ABC transporter permease, encoding MNSMIMVLKEQINSLYLIKRLSIYQVKSTNNNNYLGLVWEVLNPLIQMSIYWFVFGFGIRGGQGVNGVPFVYWLSAGLVVWFFVQPAMLQASKSIYTRLNMISKMSFPMSVIPSFVIMSNLYQHLILIGIVTILFLVTGQGISIHYIQLVYYMFATLMLIFSLSLITSTLATIVRDVQMIVQSIMRMLLYLTPILWTPEKLPSFLQKIMQLNPFCYIVDGYRASLLGTSWFYQDLNYALYFWSFVLVTLLIGATLHVKFRKHFADYL
- a CDS encoding CDP-glycerol glycerophosphotransferase family protein; its protein translation is MTDILVTDYSSIPFEFCLLNKPIIFFAYDLKKYIKKRGIIGDYVSDVPGSVVYTTEEVVQVIADGRFKIDSINNFTLKWNEYSIGDSSKNLVNTLFKEK
- the tagD gene encoding glycerol-3-phosphate cytidylyltransferase — its product is MKKVITYGTFDLLHWGHINLLKRAKDLGDYLIVAVSSDEFNKLKSKKSYHSYENRKMILEAIRYVDEVIPEHNWEQKTKDVVNHDVDIFVMGDDWEGEFDELSAYCEVVYLPRTAGISTTKIKRELVQVAR
- the tagH gene encoding teichoic acids export ABC transporter ATP-binding subunit TagH — translated: MNESVRFHNVTKKYKMHSKNSEKLKDILYPGGFGEDFYALRNLEFEAQKGDVIGIVGVNGSGKSTMSNLIAGITPPTTGSIDIKGKVALIAIAAGLNNQLSGRENIELKCLMMGMSKAQIEKLTPEIIDFADIGKFIDMPVKKYSSGMKSRLGFAISVSINPDVLVIDEALSVGDQTFADKCLNRMNEFKEQGKTIFFVSHSLGQVKKFCTKALWLEYGEIRDYGPIGEVMPKYESFLKEYKAMSKEEQQKFKTEAMEKQAGKGLEAVNNVPEGDPNASNEVMDYVPLLRGKHLHHKRKRINRKYITSLIGFILLITVGGLTYWQKDNIFHSLQAKEPVEKTTRKEKPVKKEENPLADLDVRYVKSAKASVRSIPALEGQVINTMTFGTPFVVKGQKKDEQSGVNWLKTVYDNGVEGWISEEIVSSIPFNQALSYKDVIHKLKQFEGTPQNLEQYLAFLGKGREDVTSILGIPQDQQQLPEGMLTQYKDVDILYNNQSIVKQVNLKNATILKSKLIEQLGNAQLTNENSPLLIYRSNQVDFQFTSNGSTIEQIAAIDMLK
- the galU gene encoding UTP--glucose-1-phosphate uridylyltransferase GalU, with product MKKVRKAIIPAAGLGTRFLPATKAMPKEMLPIVDKPTIQYIVEEAIESGIEDIIIVTGKGKRAIEDHFDHSFELEQNLLSKGKHEILEKVQESSKINIHYIRQKEPKGLGHAVWCARKFIGNEPFAVLLGDDIVQADTPCLRQLMNEYEQAHSSVIGVQTVPEDETHRYGIIDPLEQKGRSYQVSKFVEKPAKGTAPSNLAIMGRYVLTPEIFMFLENQQTGAGGEIQLTDAIQRLNEIQRVFAYDFEGKRYDVGEKLGFIQTTVEMALQHEELKNELLDYMKKLVESEMVCN